The Strix uralensis isolate ZFMK-TIS-50842 chromosome 5, bStrUra1, whole genome shotgun sequence genome segment TCTCAGGAGGGCTTAAGCTCACAGataatttcaaaagcaaaatgtcATTAAAGATAAACTTCCTTGTAGTGACCTCAGTCACTTGTGCTAATGAGTCAGGGCTatgttgtgcagcagtttttgaaaagaaatgggcAAAATCTTGAGGGATGCTTGGAGTTGTTCACAAAAGTGCATGCTCAGAGCAAGTTATTCTAATGTGGTTTGCGATGTGGTTAGAAAGAAGGTGATTTTAGCAGGGCTTAGATTGCATGTGTGCAGGAGGGAAAACATGAGATTCAAACAGCATCTTTCTCAGATGGGAAAGAGGTACTTACATGGGCACCAAGTGACTTGGTCTTTACTTCTAATCTTGCTGAATAGGACCAGGGAAGAAGATCTTGAGGGAGGCAAGTGGAAGTAAGCCTCAGGCCTGAGCAGAAAAAGCCCCAGCCCCTGAGCAAGATGTTGGATCTGCATCCTGCAGATATATACTGCTGCCTCAAGCTCTACTATGGGTGTGCGCAGCCAGCCCAACCTTCAGGTATGATGGTGTTTTCTGGGGGCTGTAACTAGAGCAGAGGCTTTCTGATAGAGGAGAACCAGAGACAGATTGACTCCCTGGTTGGATTTAacaacagctttatttttctcccaccCAGACGATGGGTGCAATCACAACAGCAAGAGCAAGTCACAGTCACTGTTGTCCTTTACTCTGGCCGTGCTTCAGGTTTATGGCCTGTAACCTACCAACATAGAGTGGAAGGGTGTAAGAGAGCCAGTCTGTTTCCCTGCATTCAGAGAACCAGTACACTCCAGATGAGCAAGGTGTTCCTCGATCTCACACCAACTGGCCAAGAGGAGAAGAGTCACAAGCCCAGCTGTGCTCTCCAGCAGTCTCAACTTGACTGGAGCATAAATGGTCATGGAGCTAACAGCCACCCCCTCGGGGGCCCAGCGGCATGCTGTGTCATAAATCTGATGAAACTCCTGAAGCTTTGTTCCCAGAGAAGAGGCCATCATCAGCTGGGCTAAAGAAAACTCATACTTCATTGAACGGTTCTACAACCACCTGGGTCATAAAGACACAAccattcttctttttccctctgtagGGTGGTACAAAATGAGGAAATGAGTCATGTTCTTCAGGAACACACTGGTGACCTCAGGGCCTGGCAAGAATGATGCACTTGTGTGTCAGGAGGTACCCTGCTTCAGAAATGGGGTGCTGGGCCAGGTGACacccagaggtcccttctagtCTAACTTCTTCTATGCATCTGTGTGTGTAGGAAGTGTGGCGTTAAGAAATGACAACGAAGACAATGAAACTCTCTTACAGACCCAATTATCCAAATGTTGTAGGTACCATGGTAATTCTTTATTCTTCAGTACATCACAATATTCTTTTCAGGTCCCTTACGAGCTCAAAACAGTATGCAACATAGCTGGCAGCAAGTGGTGGCTGCAGGTCAGCTTTATTAATGTAATTTCTCCTATTATGGGTTATCATAGAATTATCCAGGTTGATATCCAGCATTATTCTGAGTTGAATTTTACCCCCTTTTTCAGCACCAAAGTACAAAAAAAGCCATCCACCTGAGAGGAGAGCCCATTCACACCAGAACTTCAAGGAGCTCCCTTCACCTCACCCATGCACACAGGTTTCTTCCCAGGCTCTTCCGAAGGGCCAAGTGCACATCCTTGTTTCTCAGGCTATAAACCACAGGGTTCAGCAAGGGTGTCATCACAGTGTAAGTGACAGAAATCAGAGTGTCCTTCTCTAGGGAATACACAGATTTGGGCCTTAAATAGATGATGGAGGCACACCCAAAGTGCACAATAACCACAGTGAGATGTGAGGCACAAGTGGAAAAGGCTTTACATTTGCCCTTAGTAGAGGGGATCTTGAGGATGGTGTTGAAGATCAAAACATATGAGAGAAGAATCAGCAAGAATGAGCCAAACACAACCacaatgcagaaaataaaaatcactatcTTGATTCCATTATTTTCTGTGCAAGCTGCCTGAATGACGGGAGCCATGTCACAGAAGAAGTGATTAATTTCCTTCTCTCCACAGAAAGGCAATGTGAAGATAAAGTAGGTATCTATCAGGGACAAAGTAAAGCCAGTCACTGTTGCAAAGGCTACCAGCTGAATACAGACTCTGTCGTTCATGAGGACTCTGTAATGTAAAGGTTTACATATAGCCACACACCGGTCATACCCCATTGCTGTTAGAAGCATACAGTTAGTGCCTCCAAAGCcaatgaagaaaaacatctgaacaGCACATCCAGTAAAAGAAATGGACTTTTCTTCTGTTATTAGATTTACCAGCATCTTGGGAATGATAGAAAATGTATAACAAGTTTCTGACAAAGAGagaatggaaaggaagaaatacatggGGATGTGAAGATGACGATGAACCCTGATAATTGTCATTAGCAGGACATTTCCAGTGAGGGTGGCCAGgtaagtcaggaaaaaaaagacaaataatggAATCTGCAGATctggaaagtctgaaaatccaaTCAAGATGAACTCCATCACTTTGGTTTCATTCATCATGAAGTTTCTCATCTAGAAAGAAGTCATTGATGTAAAGAAATCTGACATGAATGGTgagaaaagtaacaaaaccaTTTCCCCTTTGTAATCCCCAAAGCACAGTATAATAGCAGGGAGTAGTCCTCTGACACAAACGGACAGTATGTCTACAGTGAAGCAATAATAACAGTAAGCAAGAGAACTTTGCTTCCTCTTAAGTTCCCTGCTTCTTTGCAAACTCTCAGTTTAGGAATATTATTAAATGTAGTATTAGAAAACATTCCTTTGCTGTTCCTTCAGTGTGAagtaaaatgggaagaaaacCAAGTTCAGTATCTTACTCCGAAGTCAAAGTAGCAGCTCAGTCTAACAGCACTGAACAGACAGGGTAAAAATCACTTGGGGCTTTTTTGAGGCTGAATTCCCAATAGCTTATCTCACTACATGAATTTTGGTATTCTGGGACTAGAGGGTATAAAAGTGCAACAGTATTCAAAAAAAGACAGTTCAAatacagaggaaggaaaagatgatTTTATGCTTGGACATAATCTTCACTGTTCATCTAGCATTGCAAAATAAAATCCAACCTTTCAACACAGGAGCCATTTCTTTCTATGGTTCAATATTCAAAAGCTAGTAATGTCAGGTAAAACAAGCCACTGCTTCATTCAGTTTCAGTATTAGTGCCATTAGTGCTATATATTAAcccatttaaatacattttaatgttttaagtaaAACCCAGCTATAATTAACAGCTTCATCATAATGCAGAGTGAACTATAAGGAAAGGCAAAACCAGGGAACTGCTTCTTTCAAATCAATAGTGGtataaaagagagaaacaagGCAAAATCCTTTATCACTGACACTAGTCACATTGCTCTAGAAATCACTGGAAACTTTGTAGTTCTCAGGACCCTACGGTTCAGCTTACCTATGCGTGTAATACCAGAAACCGAATGCTGACTTGCAGAAGCTGCTGGAATTTCTTACCTAAAGAAACATATCTTTGATGACAACTCTAAAATCACGGATTGATGAAAACTTTGCTCAGTCTTGCCATTAATGTCTTTCCTGTGATGTCAATACAGTCTTTCCTATCTCACTGACACAGACTAGAAAAAAAAGGGGCTAGACATCATAACTACATTCCTATTAAAACTAGCTGCTAGAAACGCAGGGTGAACAAGTCTTCTGAATACCTGCTGTTCAAACAACTCACACCTATATATATCCTGTGAGACCTCTGGGGCATAGTCTTTGTAGTGAATCAAAACCCAAGACTAACTGGTAACAGCACCATCAATGGGACATAATAAAATACTATGAACAGTTTTAATTCATGaatcaaaaatacagttttaattcaTAAATCAAAGCAAACTAATGAAGGAAAACTTCAATGCA includes the following:
- the LOC141944176 gene encoding olfactory receptor 10T2-like; its protein translation is MRNFMMNETKVMEFILIGFSDFPDLQIPLFVFFFLTYLATLTGNVLLMTIIRVHRHLHIPMYFFLSILSLSETCYTFSIIPKMLVNLITEEKSISFTGCAVQMFFFIGFGGTNCMLLTAMGYDRCVAICKPLHYRVLMNDRVCIQLVAFATVTGFTLSLIDTYFIFTLPFCGEKEINHFFCDMAPVIQAACTENNGIKIVIFIFCIVVVFGSFLLILLSYVLIFNTILKIPSTKGKCKAFSTCASHLTVVIVHFGCASIIYLRPKSVYSLEKDTLISVTYTVMTPLLNPVVYSLRNKDVHLALRKSLGRNLCAWVR